A part of Tigriopus californicus strain San Diego chromosome 10, Tcal_SD_v2.1, whole genome shotgun sequence genomic DNA contains:
- the LOC131888387 gene encoding phosphatidylinositol 3,4,5-trisphosphate 3-phosphatase TPTE2-like gives MKRYDNFTEDRIAVVDIVQTAAQSDQSQSSDMDVEQGFSNPLASQELQAHHSQILEDHSAPLSAVNGHRPSNGTSNKVKTDNLEFDQIEVSLVDDAGAGVPDEVLVNASDFFLEHNDNYNLTWREASHQISEVAEDPSRPPIPGWNVPYCRWRLRRVIESLFFRVLTLLLIVIDIIIVILDLASGKDFDEVSTYQIIDLIFTIYFVVEIFLRLIALTQPVFFATWYNVVDFAVVLITLVIVIVGMTHNTWAERLSLLTLLRLVRIFRLIRLYTEKQQIETAARQMVSQNKRRYQQNGFDLDLTYVTARVIATSFPSSGLWAWYRNPISRVSKFLNIQHPDRYKIYNLCSEKTYDTEYFQHRVERFMIDDHNVPSLQQMLDFAQSAKSWLNANPENVIVVHCKGGKGRTGTMICVWLVEAGIFTSANQSLEYFGQRRTDMNVSKKFQGVETPSQSRYVGYYEVMKNHLGGQVPLSSPLLLKKIVIRGMMYVGEGNGDDFFFKVDQGNGKELYSAHIGFRRNCHVSYNPERDILEITTVNSPKLDGDVRVLFQTNSKTVPKGYENCPFYFWFNTAFVADTSRKLILTREQLDNPHKPKTWHCFRETFQIEVFFAEGT, from the coding sequence ATGAAGCGCTATGACAATTTCACAGAAGACAGGATTGCTGTAGTGGACATAGTCCAAACCGCTGCCCAGAGCGATCAATCGCAAAGTTCCGACATGGACGTGGAACAAGGTTTCTCCAATCCACTGGCTTCTCAAGAACTTCAGGCCCATCATAGTCAGATCTTGGAAGATCACTCCGCTCCTTTGTCTGCCGTCAACGGACACCGACCCTCCAATGGAACCAGCAACaaggtcaagactgataaTCTGGAATTCGATCAAATTGAAGTGTCTTTGGTGGATGATGCAGGTGCAGGCGTTCCAGACGAAGTCTTAGTCAATGCCTCTGATTTCTTCCTGGAACACAACGACAACTACAATCTAACTTGGCGGGAAGCGTCTCATCAAATATCCGAGGTGGCTGAAGATCCCTCTCGGCCTCCAATTCCAGGATGGAATGTTCCCTATTGTCGGTGGCGGTTGCGCAGGGTCATCGAAAGTCTCTTCTTTCGAGTGCTCACATTACTCTTGATCGTGATTGATATAATCATTGTGATTCTAGACCTGGCTTCCGGCAAGGATTTTGACGAGGTATCAACCTACCAGATTATTGACCTCATCTTTACCATCTATTTCGTGGTGGAAATCTTCCTCCGGCTGATTGCTCTAACTCAGCCAGTTTTCTTCGCCACGTGGTACAATGTAGTGGATTTCGCCGTGGTCCTCATCACTCTGGTGATCGTCATTGTTGGAATGACACACAACACTTGGGCGGAAAGGCTCTCGCTTCTGACCTTGCTGCGGTTGGTTCGGATCTTCCGTTTGATCCGGTTGTACACGGAGAAACAACAAATCGAAACGGCAGCTCGTCAAATGGTGTCTCAGAATAAGCGTCGCTATCAACAAAACGGCTTTGATCTTGATCTCACCTATGTCACGGCAAGAGTCATTGCCACCAGCTTCCCTTCCTCGGGACTCTGGGCATGGTATAGGAACCCCATTAGTCGGGTGAGCAAGTTCTTGAACATCCAACATCCCGATCGATACAAAATCTACAACTTATGCTCGGAAAAGACGTACGACACGGAGTACTTCCAGCACCGTGTGGAGCGTTTCATGATCGATGATCACAACGTTCCCAGCCTCCAACAAATGTTGGATTTTGCTCAAAGCGCCAAGAGTTGGTTGAATGCAAATCCCGAGAATGTCATCGTGGTCCATTGTAAAGGAGGCAAAGGTCGCACTGGCACCATGATATGTGTTTGGTTGGTGGAGGCAGGCATATTCACGAGTGCCAATCAGAGCCTGGAATATTTTGGACAAAGGAGAACGGACATGAACGTTAGCAAGAAGTTCCAAGGCGTCGAAACCCCCAGCCAAAGTCGTTATGTTGGCTATTATGAGGTCATGAAGAACCATTTAGGCGGCCAAGTGCCCCTTTCCAGTCCTTTGCTTCTCAAGAAGATCGTAATAAGGGGCATGATGTATGTGGGAGAAGGTAATGGCGAtgacttcttcttcaaagttGACCAAGGCAACGGGAAGGAGCTGTATTCGGCCCACATTGGATTCCGAAGAAACTGTCACGTTTCATACAATCCCGAGCGCGATATCCTGGAAATAACCACCGTGAATTCGCCCAAGCTAGACGGAGATGTGAGAGTCCTCTTCCAAACCAATTCCAAGACCGTGCCCAAGGGCTACGAAAATTGTCCATTCTACTTTTGGTTCAATACTGCTTTTGTAGCTGACACAAGTCGAAAACTCATTTTGACCCGAGAACAACTGGACAATCCCCACAAACCCAAGACGTGGCACTGTTTCCgcgaaacatttcaaatcgaAGTCTTCTTTGCCGAAGGCACTTGA
- the LOC131888386 gene encoding protein O-mannosyl-transferase Tmtc3-like, with amino-acid sequence MKSSSVVTCLPFVNAKLLVKRSTEITSVDMNTSGATETNTILRKVPTPTPLGDSNNNNSNNKDLRLPNVTRRSITPDKRDSRRSRSSPFFRSEANSVGCQAWIDKRLPLIHSLLFLLCLSVYWNSLDGSFVFDDVTAIRDNRDLRPHVPWQNLFANDFWGTPMYKEHSHKSYRPLTVLTFRWNYALHGLNPMGYHLVNVILHGIVTLVFFNVARVLVLSSTVSLTAATLFALHPIHTEAVSGIVGRAELLSSFWYLMAFLSYTKAAGRSKRGQTYPVANGYSGNYFHSNNNNSFHHNYHSSSSSGTGSSGNTTTTTNNNNNSSNSSCAPKKPFPWSCQATSASWASFMWSLLFITIALLCKEQGITILAVCVIYELCITQRLLLSLPTSEFLTMRSVLKGGGGGAGGKFSPQTKASCQRICALVLTGLVLMVMRLKIMVQLPNFYTYDNPAATASAPTKQFTFGYLTALNAWLLLNPSHLCCDWTMGTVPLVTSLTDPRHLSTITLVLTLAGLIHRILKRDRCQKELPVVLALTVIPFLPASNLLFPVGFVVAERVLYLPSMGFSLLVAIGWHKCHKRLSTLRDSNGRKIFTLLWRLGLVFCLVSHAAKVWLRNLDWKDEYALFSSGLKVTDRNAKLFSNVGHALEKQERFGEALQYFHQAVMVQPDDIGAHINVGRTLNHMKRFQEAEVAYTKAKNLLPQSRTGETYYARVAPNHLNVFLNLATLISRNDSRLEEADLLYRQAISMRADYTQAYINRGDILIKLNRTREAQAVYEKALSFERGNPDLLYNMGVVMLNQNKISQALNYFDLALKEDPDHRQALMNSAILIQETGIRQLRRVAIERLMKIVGPDGPDTKDVNERVLFNLAMLHMDDGDLPSAESFFQKAIQAQPDFRSALFNYALLLSETGRAAQSGPLLHQLIHYHPDHVKGLILLGDLYVNHAGDLHKAEECYRTILKLEPNHVQGRHNLCVVLLEQDPNRLESLVKAKECLESVRESAPNEDYILKHLGIVEAKVESLTESIRLSEHHSHFPEMP; translated from the exons ATGAAAAGTTCGAGTGTGGTAACTTGTTTACCCTTTGTCAATGCAAAGCTACTTGTGAAGAGGTCAACTGAGATCACGTCCGTCGATATGAATACCTCGGGTGCAACCGAAACCAACACCATTTTGAGAAAAGTGCCGACACCGACTCCGCTCGGAGACTcgaacaacaataacagcaacaacaaagaTCTGCGATTACCGAACGTGACCCGGAGGTCGATCACGCCGGACAAGAGAGATTCAAGGCGTTCCAGAAGTTCGCCTTTCTTTCGGAGTGAGGCGAACAGTGTTGGTTGCCAAGCATGGATTGATAAGCGCTTGCCGTTGATTCACTCCTTACTTTTTCTATTATGTTTGTCAGTGTATTGGAACTCGCTGGATGGTTCTTTTGTATTTGACGATGTGACGGCCATCCGAGACAATCGAGACTTACGCCCTCATGTTCCGTGGCAGAACCTCTTTGCCAATGACTTTTGGGGAACTCCGATGTACAAGGAGCATAGCCACAAATCATATCGCCCTCTGACAGTTTTAACTTTTCGTTGGAACTATGCACTTCATGGACTCAACCCTATGGGCTATCATCTCGTCAATGTGATACTACATGGGATCGTAACTCTTGTCTTCTTTAATGTTGCCAGAGTCTTAGTTTTATCGTCCACCGTGAGCTTGACCGCTGCCACGCTATTCGCACTCCACCCG ATTCACACGGAGGCTGTGAGTGGCATTGTGGGACGAGCCGAGCTTTTGTCCTCCTTTTGGTACCTGATGGCTTTTTTATCCTATACCAAAGCAGCCGGTCGTTCCAAGCGAGGCCAAACGTACCCGGTCGCTAACGGCTACAGTGGCAACTATTTtcacagcaacaacaacaactcttTTCACCACAACTACCATAGTTCTTCAAGTAGTGGTACGGGGAGCAGCGgtaacaccaccaccaccaccaacaacaacaacaacagtagcAATTCAAGTTGTGCGCCAAAGAAACCCTTTCCGTGGAGTTGTCAAGCCACTTCGGCATCATGGGCCTCTTTCATGTGGTCCCTTCTGTTTATCACCATTGCTTTGTTGTGCAAAGAGCAAGGCATTACCATCCTGGCTGTTTGTGTCATTTACGAGCTGTGCATCACACAACGCTTACTTCTCAGCCTACCCACATCAGAGTTCCTGACAATGCGCTCCGTTCTAAagggcggaggaggaggagcaggaggaaaGTTCTCGCCTCAAACTAAAGCCTCTTGCCAGAGAATTTGTGCATTGGTCTTAACCGGCCTGGTTCTTATGGTGATGCGATTGAAAATTATGGTTCAACTTCCCAATTTCTATACTTACGACAATCCAGCGGCCACGGCCTCTGCTCCGACCAAGCAGTTCACGTTTGGATACTTGACTGCTCTGAATGCATGGCTGCTACTCAACCCGAGCCATCTCTGTTGCGACTGGACCATGGGAACTGTGCCACTAGTCACCTCGCTGACCGACCCACGACATCTGAGTACAATAACTTTGGTCCTGACCCTGGCTGGGCTCATCCATCGCATCTTGAAAAGGGACAGATGTCAAAAAGAACTCCCGGTCGTTCTCGCTCTGACCGTGATCCCATTTCTGCCTGCTTCCAACCTGCTCTTTCCCGTTGGGTTTGTGGTGGCCGAGAGGGTCTTATATCTACCCTCGATGGGTTTCAGCCTCCTCGTGGCCATTGGATGGCACAAGTGTCACAAACGTCTTTCCACATTAAGGGACTCCAATGGCAGGAAAATCTTTACCCTCCTGTGGCGTCTGGGACTTGTGTTCTGTTTAGTCAGCCATGCTGCGAAAGTCTGGCTTCGCAACCTGGATTGGAAAGACGAATACGCGTTGTTCAGCTCGGGTCTGAAAGTGACGGATCGAAATGCCAAGTTGTTCAGCAACGTGGGACACGCACTTGAGAAACAGGAGCGCTTCGGAGAGGCTCTTCAATATTTCCATCAGGCTGTTATGGTTCAGCCTGACGATATTGGGGCGCACATTAACGTGGGCAGGACTTTGAATCATATGAAACGCTTTCAAGAGGCAGAAGTGGCTTACACCAAGGCGAAGAACCTCCTTCCCCAATCCCGAACTGGCGAGACCTATTACGCCCGCGTGGCTCCTAACCACTTGAATGTGTTCCTGAATTTAGCCACGCTCATATCTCGGAATGACTCACGACTCGAGGAAGCCGATCTCTTGTACAGACAAGCCATTTCCATGAGAGCAGATTACACCCAAGCATACATTAATCGGGGCGATATTCTCATCAAGCTGAATCGGACGCGAGAGGCTCAGGCTGTTTATGAAAAAGCCCTCTCATTTGAGCGGGGTAATCCTGATCTGCTGTACAACATGGGTGTGGTCATGTTAAATCAAAACAAGATCTCTCAGGCTCTGAACTACTTCGATCTGGCTCTGAAAGAAGATCCAGATCACCGTCAGGCGCTTATGAACTCTGCCATTTTAATTCAAGAGACGGGTATCCGCCAACTCAGACGGGTGGCCATTGAGCGTCTAATGAAAATCGTCGGCCCGGATGGACCGGATACCAAGGATGTGAATGAACGGGTACTCTTCAATCTGGCCATGCTTCATATGGACGATGGGGATCTGCCTTCGGCGGAGAGTTTCTTCCAAAAGGCCATTCAAGCCCAACCGGATTTCCGCTCTGCCCTCTTCAATTATGCCCTTCTTTTGTCTGAAACGGGTCGAGCTGCTCAAAGTGGTCCTCTTCTCCATCAATTGATTCACTATCATCCCGACCACGTCAAAGGGCTCATTCTTCTCGGAGATCTGTACGTCAATCACGCAGGAGACTTGCACAAGGCTGAGGAGTGCTACCGAACCATCTTGAAGTTAGAGCCCAATCACGTCCAAGGGAGGCACAACCTCTGTGTCGTGTTATTAGAACAGGATCCCAATCGTCTGGAGAGTCTCGTGAAAGCCAAGGAATGCCTCGAATCCGTCAGAGAATCCGCACCCAACGAGGATTACATTCTCAAACATCTTGGCATCGTCGAGGCCAAAGTTGAGTCCCTGACCGAGTCCATTCGCCTTTCAGAGCATCACTCACATTTTCCAGAAATGCCTTAA